In Chaetodon trifascialis isolate fChaTrf1 chromosome 23, fChaTrf1.hap1, whole genome shotgun sequence, the following proteins share a genomic window:
- the ostc gene encoding oligosaccharyltransferase complex subunit ostc — protein sequence METLYSIPFAVLECPNIKLKKPSWLHMPSAMTVYAIVIVSYFLITGGIIYDVIVEPPSVGSMTDEHGHQRPVAFLAYRVNGQYIMEGLASSFLFTMGGLGFIILDRSNAPNIPKLNRFLLLFIGFVSVLLSFFMARVFMRMKLPGYLMG from the exons ATGGAGACATTATACAGTATTCCGTTTGCTGTGCTGGAATGTCCAAATATCAAACTGAAGAAACCGTCATGGCTGCACATGCCCTCGGCTATGACTGTGTACGCCATCGTTATTGTGTCCTACTTTCTCATCACCGGAG GCATCATCTACGATGTTATCGTGGAGCCACCAAGTGTGGGTTCAATGACTGATGAGCATGGACACCAGCGGCCAGTGGCCTTTTTGGCATACAG AGTAAATGGGCAGTACATTATGGAAGGACTGGCTTCCAGTTTCCTCTTCACGATGGGAGGCCTGGGCTTTATAATCCTGGACCGCTCCAACGCACCAAACATTCCCAAACTCAACCGCTTCTTGTTGCTCTTCATCGGTTTTGTCAGCGTCCTCCTCAGTTTCTTCATGGCCAGAGTGTTCATGCGCATGAAGCTGCC AGGATACCTCATGggttaa